A single Bacteroidales bacterium DNA region contains:
- a CDS encoding SusC/RagA family TonB-linked outer membrane protein has translation MNRILCTLMLFILSTLAMVAQTRTITGRVLDGDFNNEPLIGAAIRMEFSDKNHPAAGTVSDIDGNFSISVSDKVKGFYVTFVGYATQYVKVGDKSNYNVILRADSKVMDEVVVTGYQNIERRKLTASVTTVGISEEKVGTIKNIDQALAGQVAGLSTMSSSGAPGAPVKIRIRGTASMNGTQDPLWVLDGIPLEGTDVPAMEELKDIDNIYQTSIAGINPADIENITVLKDAAATAIYGARAANGVIVITTKKGKVGKPQINLSAKLTVNPRLSLDRLNLLNSDQKVGLELDLLRTDYSYRENKGGVAEILNALGETAAYQQGGWDVLSPEAKKQINDLRGINTDWNDALFRTVLNQEYYLSLSGGTEKVNYYTSVGWYDEQGNVRGVENNRFNMTLKTDYRINKYLKLGASVYANQRKTDTYLTDYNSFTNPIYYSRIANPYQLIYDNDGNYVYDKNVEGRAETDLDFNIMEERANTSNQRIDRSLMAIFDGQLRLHEYFKISTQFGLQYDGYKLERYAAENSYAMRYEKYDKRYNGVTFLPEGGMHKVNQGHTTQWTWKTLAEYKQTYRKYHDFEVMLGAELRKVDAETFYTLAYGYDPRTLTIQPVIFPTQDLAESNPLSSETFTENAYASFFATTSYTFKDRFTLGGSIRFDGSDVFGVAKEYRFLPLYSVSGLWRMKEEYWLKGVKQINDLSLRLSYGLQGNIDKNTSPYLVGKFDKIQILPDYIEDVIESETAPNPDLRWEKTQNINAGFDIAVLDRAIALTVDYYYRKSTDLIGMRMLPLETGFSSTTINWASMKNQGFEVGLATRNVYTPNFSWTTNINIGYNVNTVLQETVAENSTYPSREGYPVGAIFAYETAGLDEQGYPLYKTKDGRAVSAQEFFKLDKNGASQLTAAEQRELYTYMGSADPLISGGFINNFEYKNWTLNVNFTFNFGGKVRVQPSYSPLYFDRGLNTNEDILNRWTPTNTDTYLPTLMVADGVHNSEINFYENYGSFSMLDTWVKKCNYMRCQSIRLGYRFEGDWLTKLGVRSASVSLEGRNLFVIAGDYTNYLDPETMGNPYATPLPKSVIFSLNVNF, from the coding sequence ATGAATAGGATTTTATGCACATTAATGTTGTTTATATTATCAACATTAGCGATGGTGGCACAAACAAGAACTATTACAGGACGGGTTCTTGATGGCGATTTTAATAACGAACCTTTAATAGGTGCGGCTATAAGGATGGAGTTTTCTGATAAAAATCATCCAGCGGCAGGAACGGTATCTGATATAGATGGAAACTTCTCAATATCTGTGTCTGATAAAGTAAAAGGATTCTATGTAACTTTTGTTGGTTATGCAACCCAATATGTAAAGGTTGGTGATAAGAGTAACTATAATGTTATTTTAAGAGCCGATTCAAAAGTAATGGATGAGGTTGTAGTAACAGGTTATCAAAATATTGAACGCCGAAAGTTAACTGCATCAGTAACTACAGTAGGAATCTCAGAGGAGAAAGTTGGAACAATAAAAAACATTGACCAAGCACTTGCAGGACAAGTAGCAGGACTTTCAACAATGTCTTCATCAGGAGCACCAGGAGCACCAGTAAAAATTAGAATACGTGGTACTGCGTCAATGAATGGAACACAAGATCCATTGTGGGTGTTAGACGGAATACCATTGGAGGGAACAGATGTGCCAGCAATGGAAGAGTTAAAAGATATTGATAATATCTATCAAACATCAATTGCAGGTATTAACCCCGCAGATATTGAAAATATCACAGTATTGAAAGATGCTGCTGCAACAGCCATATACGGAGCAAGAGCAGCAAATGGAGTAATTGTGATTACTACCAAAAAAGGAAAAGTAGGAAAACCTCAAATTAACCTATCTGCCAAATTAACAGTAAATCCACGATTAAGTCTTGATCGTTTGAATCTTTTAAATTCAGATCAAAAAGTTGGATTAGAGTTAGATTTGTTGAGAACAGACTACTCATATCGAGAAAATAAAGGAGGTGTAGCAGAAATCCTTAATGCCTTAGGAGAAACTGCTGCATATCAACAAGGAGGATGGGATGTATTATCACCTGAGGCTAAAAAACAAATAAATGATTTACGCGGAATTAATACCGATTGGAACGATGCACTTTTCCGTACAGTATTAAACCAAGAGTATTATTTAAGTCTTTCAGGTGGAACAGAAAAAGTAAACTACTACACATCGGTTGGTTGGTACGATGAGCAAGGTAATGTACGAGGAGTTGAAAACAATCGTTTCAATATGACATTGAAAACCGATTATCGAATAAACAAATACTTAAAATTGGGAGCATCAGTATATGCCAACCAACGTAAAACAGACACATATTTAACAGATTACAACAGTTTTACCAATCCTATATACTATTCTCGTATAGCAAATCCATACCAATTAATATACGATAATGATGGAAACTATGTTTACGATAAAAACGTAGAAGGTAGAGCAGAAACAGATTTGGACTTTAATATAATGGAGGAGCGAGCAAATACCTCAAACCAACGTATCGACCGTTCTTTGATGGCTATATTTGACGGACAACTTCGTCTTCATGAATATTTTAAAATATCAACACAATTCGGACTCCAATACGATGGTTACAAACTTGAGCGCTATGCTGCTGAAAATAGTTATGCAATGCGATATGAGAAGTACGACAAACGATACAATGGAGTAACATTCTTACCTGAAGGAGGAATGCACAAAGTAAACCAAGGACACACAACGCAGTGGACATGGAAAACTTTGGCAGAATATAAACAAACATATCGTAAGTATCACGATTTTGAGGTAATGTTAGGAGCAGAGTTGCGTAAAGTAGATGCAGAGACTTTCTATACACTTGCATACGGATACGATCCAAGAACCCTAACAATTCAGCCGGTTATCTTCCCAACACAAGATTTGGCAGAATCAAATCCATTATCATCAGAAACATTTACAGAGAATGCATACGCATCATTCTTTGCAACAACATCATATACATTTAAAGACCGATTTACACTTGGCGGAAGTATCCGTTTTGATGGTTCAGACGTATTTGGAGTAGCAAAAGAGTATCGATTCTTGCCACTATACTCAGTCAGTGGATTGTGGCGTATGAAAGAGGAGTATTGGTTAAAAGGAGTAAAACAGATTAACGACTTAAGTCTCCGATTGTCTTACGGACTACAAGGAAATATTGATAAAAACACATCTCCTTATTTAGTAGGAAAATTTGATAAGATACAAATTTTACCCGACTACATAGAGGATGTTATTGAGAGTGAAACAGCACCTAACCCCGATTTGCGTTGGGAAAAGACACAAAACATTAATGCTGGATTTGATATAGCAGTATTAGACCGAGCAATAGCTCTTACAGTAGATTATTACTACCGTAAAAGTACCGACCTTATCGGCATGAGAATGTTACCATTGGAAACAGGATTCTCTTCAACAACCATTAACTGGGCAAGTATGAAGAATCAAGGATTTGAGGTCGGATTAGCAACACGTAACGTATATACACCAAACTTCAGTTGGACAACCAATATCAACATTGGTTACAACGTAAACACTGTATTACAGGAGACAGTTGCCGAGAACTCAACATATCCATCACGCGAAGGATACCCGGTAGGAGCAATCTTTGCATACGAAACAGCGGGGTTGGATGAACAAGGATATCCACTATACAAAACAAAAGACGGACGCGCAGTATCTGCCCAAGAGTTCTTTAAATTAGATAAAAACGGAGCGAGTCAATTAACTGCAGCAGAGCAAAGAGAACTTTACACATATATGGGATCTGCTGATCCCCTTATCTCAGGAGGATTTATAAACAACTTTGAGTATAAAAACTGGACCTTGAATGTAAACTTTACTTTCAACTTTGGAGGAAAAGTGAGAGTTCAACCATCATATAGCCCACTATATTTTGATAGAGGTTTAAATACAAATGAAGACATATTGAATCGTTGGACACCAACAAATACCGATACATATTTACCAACACTTATGGTTGCCGATGGAGTACATAACTCAGAGATTAACTTCTATGAAAACTACGGTTCATTCTCTATGTTAGACACTTGGGTTAAGAAGTGCAACTATATGCGTTGTCAAAGTATCCGTTTAGGATACAGATTTGAAGGTGACTGGTTAACAAAATTGGGAGTACGTTCAGCATCAGTATCATTAGAGGGACGTAACCTATTTGTAATAGCAGGAGATTACACCAACTATTTAGATCCCGAAACAATGGGTAACCCATACGCAACACCACTACCAAAGAGTGTTATATTCAGTTTAAATGTAAATTTCTAA
- a CDS encoding RagB/SusD family nutrient uptake outer membrane protein, with protein MKLQYIAIALVALILTSCNDFLDIRPTGKVIAQTGEEYRALLTYVYDHIPEDRGLTTLRSDEMAADASTLTGYDYDSYFDIWNWTDYNRNPTSLYFGWRRYYHTCYIANYVIEHQSEITDATDAEIKQLVGESYMLRAYMHFLLVNLYAPAYTNCEPETTRGIPLQLKADVNAILRCSSVAKVYKQILEDIETAEDYMNVEKWEKGYSYRFSKNTVSALRARVALYMGNWQLAFDEAENVLDLYPDLQDLSSSTTVKPISYESVESIMALEQVITTNISALGYVNPELLSMYRTGDQRKSTYFKAKTIKQWVLRKEKGNYDKERCTFRVGEFYLIAAEAANELGETADALKYIKALMQKRYKPNNYTTYSAALDGLDQDALRVEIAAERQREMAYQGHRWFDLRRTTQPEIIKVYTLADKTQETYTLEQSDERYTLRFPQEAVEANPELEIWNN; from the coding sequence ATGAAACTACAATATATAGCAATAGCATTAGTAGCGTTAATTTTAACAAGTTGTAATGATTTCCTTGATATACGTCCAACAGGAAAAGTAATAGCACAAACAGGCGAAGAGTATAGAGCGTTATTGACATACGTCTATGACCATATACCAGAGGACAGAGGATTAACAACTCTTCGTAGTGATGAAATGGCAGCAGATGCTTCTACATTGACAGGATACGATTATGATTCATATTTCGATATATGGAACTGGACCGATTACAATCGTAACCCAACCTCTCTATATTTCGGATGGCGTAGATATTATCACACATGTTACATAGCAAACTATGTGATAGAACACCAATCAGAAATAACAGATGCAACCGATGCAGAGATTAAACAATTGGTAGGAGAGAGTTATATGTTACGAGCATATATGCACTTCCTATTGGTAAACCTATATGCGCCAGCATACACAAATTGTGAACCCGAAACAACACGCGGAATACCCTTACAATTAAAAGCAGATGTAAATGCAATTTTACGTTGTAGCAGTGTTGCCAAAGTTTATAAACAAATTTTGGAAGACATTGAAACTGCCGAAGATTATATGAATGTTGAGAAATGGGAAAAAGGATATAGTTACCGTTTCAGTAAAAATACAGTAAGTGCATTAAGAGCAAGGGTAGCACTCTATATGGGTAACTGGCAATTGGCATTTGATGAAGCAGAAAATGTACTTGATTTATATCCCGATCTTCAAGACTTGTCGTCATCAACAACAGTAAAACCAATAAGTTATGAATCTGTTGAATCAATTATGGCATTGGAGCAAGTAATTACAACAAATATTTCGGCATTAGGATATGTAAACCCCGAATTGTTATCAATGTATCGAACAGGAGACCAACGCAAGAGTACCTATTTCAAAGCAAAAACAATAAAACAATGGGTGTTGCGTAAAGAGAAAGGTAATTACGATAAAGAGCGTTGCACATTCCGTGTAGGAGAGTTCTATTTGATAGCAGCAGAGGCGGCAAATGAGTTAGGTGAAACTGCCGATGCTTTAAAATATATCAAAGCCCTTATGCAAAAACGCTATAAACCAAATAACTATACAACATATTCAGCAGCACTTGACGGATTAGATCAAGACGCTTTAAGAGTTGAGATAGCCGCAGAGCGTCAAAGAGAGATGGCATATCAAGGACATCGTTGGTTTGATTTGCGTAGAACAACTCAACCTGAAATAATAAAGGTATATACACTTGCAGATAAAACACAAGAGACATATACATTAGAACAATCGGATGAGCGTTATACATTACGTTTCCCACAAGAAGCCGTAGAGGCTAATCCTGAGTTGGAAATTTGGAATAATTAA
- a CDS encoding NAD(+) synthase → MECVFNKVAAATPLLKVADTNYNAEKIIEIINDATKKGAEIIVFPELCITSASCGDMFWNVSLLISAKNALTRIIEETKNLNSTNIVGLPIAANGKIYNCAVAFKKGQIINVTSKKFLSHNESRWFSYTDNPTEIFRELSNINIPNSNNNNISIAIGKDLAEYSANYTNEIVVVTFVFPEIIGYYNSIQNTLKSISKKKNNVIIFASAGMGESSTDYAYAGATLIVENGKILAEGERFSYKNSFIICDIDLNQLKRERNNNENSTKSSNIETKNNIEFSSVDNYKNISGGKIRQNPFIPDDKDALSKRCEEIFNIQTHALIKRFEHTYCNKAVIGISGGLDSTLALLVVVNAFDKMGIDRANITAITMPGFGTTNRTYNNAVNMIKELGATFKEISIKDACLQHFKDIEHDINIHNVTYENSQARERTQILMDYANKTGALHMGTGDMSELALGWATYNGDHISMYNVNCSIPKTLAKYMVAWVAQNNKGAIRDILMDVVNTPISPELTPADENGNIKQKTEDIVGPYELHDFFIYYLLRYKFSVKQIFSLAKTAFEGKYESDYIKHWLRIFIRRFFTQQFKRSCLNDGPAVGIISLSPRGGLNMPSDMSPNIWLEECDKL, encoded by the coding sequence ATGGAGTGTGTATTTAACAAAGTTGCTGCCGCAACCCCTCTTTTAAAGGTTGCAGACACAAATTATAATGCTGAAAAAATTATTGAGATTATAAATGATGCTACAAAAAAGGGTGCTGAAATTATTGTTTTCCCCGAACTTTGTATAACATCTGCCTCTTGCGGAGATATGTTTTGGAATGTTTCTTTACTTATATCTGCAAAAAATGCCCTCACAAGAATTATTGAAGAGACAAAAAATTTAAACTCAACTAATATTGTTGGCTTGCCTATTGCTGCTAATGGAAAAATTTATAATTGTGCAGTGGCTTTTAAGAAGGGACAAATTATCAATGTTACTTCTAAAAAGTTCTTATCTCATAACGAAAGCAGATGGTTCTCATACACTGATAATCCAACAGAGATTTTTAGAGAGCTTAGCAACATAAATATCCCAAATTCCAATAACAATAATATATCTATTGCTATTGGTAAGGATTTAGCTGAATATTCTGCTAACTACACAAATGAGATAGTTGTTGTTACGTTTGTTTTTCCTGAGATCATAGGATATTATAACAGTATTCAAAATACGCTAAAATCAATATCAAAGAAAAAAAACAATGTTATAATATTTGCATCGGCAGGAATGGGTGAATCTTCGACCGACTATGCATACGCTGGAGCAACTCTTATTGTTGAAAATGGTAAGATATTGGCAGAGGGAGAAAGATTTAGTTATAAGAACTCATTCATTATTTGTGATATTGATTTAAATCAATTAAAACGAGAGAGGAACAATAACGAAAATTCTACTAAATCATCAAATATTGAAACTAAAAATAATATTGAGTTCTCATCCGTGGATAATTATAAGAATATATCAGGTGGTAAAATAAGACAAAACCCTTTTATTCCGGATGATAAAGATGCTCTATCAAAAAGGTGCGAAGAGATATTCAACATTCAAACTCATGCTTTAATTAAAAGATTTGAACACACTTATTGCAATAAAGCCGTTATAGGAATTTCTGGTGGATTAGATTCTACCCTTGCTCTCCTTGTAGTTGTTAATGCTTTTGACAAAATGGGCATTGACAGAGCAAATATTACCGCTATAACAATGCCCGGATTTGGTACGACAAACCGAACATATAATAATGCGGTGAATATGATTAAAGAGTTGGGGGCAACATTTAAAGAGATCTCTATTAAGGATGCTTGTCTGCAACACTTTAAGGATATTGAACACGATATTAATATTCACAATGTTACTTACGAAAACTCTCAGGCTCGTGAACGTACTCAAATTTTAATGGACTATGCCAATAAAACTGGAGCTTTACATATGGGTACTGGTGATATGTCGGAACTTGCATTAGGATGGGCCACATATAATGGAGACCATATATCAATGTATAACGTAAACTGCTCAATTCCTAAAACTCTTGCTAAATATATGGTTGCTTGGGTTGCTCAAAATAACAAGGGTGCCATAAGAGATATTTTAATGGATGTGGTTAATACTCCTATATCTCCGGAACTTACTCCTGCCGATGAAAATGGAAATATTAAACAGAAAACGGAAGATATTGTTGGACCTTATGAACTGCATGATTTCTTTATATATTATTTACTTCGTTATAAGTTTTCTGTTAAACAAATATTCTCTCTTGCAAAAACTGCATTTGAAGGTAAATATGAAAGCGACTATATAAAGCATTGGTTAAGGATATTTATCAGAAGATTCTTTACTCAACAATTTAAACGATCTTGTTTGAATGATGGTCCAGCAGTAGGTATTATTTCTCTTTCTCCACGTGGAGGATTAAATATGCCAAGCGATATGTCTCCTAATATATGGTTAGAAGAATGTGACAAATTGTAA
- a CDS encoding zinc-dependent metalloprotease, whose product MRKLLVFVVIFAFAYLFTNEAAFAVGTAKKINRKKAKTEEVVKESEYKKMTGRDSLDMSGVVNVIAKGDTFYIEIPKKLFSRQFLVVNRMQQVQQELNVAGINKGIVYQNQIISFDSEDNLKNVTIRQTRKSPEFSENDAISQSVKDNYIDPILARIKVETVSPDSQSVVIKINDLFNGTDNCINDVYGKINLGTPVAAKLSRIISVKSFENSLTTTSELTTKVSEGNTKVNITTVVSSTLTLLPEVPMMAREEINRVGYFSTGALKYSDEQQSVERKRYITRWRLEPSDKEAYARGELVEPVKPIVFYIDPSMPTKLQPYIKEGILEWNEAFEKAGFKNAIRVKDYTDSIAAEGDDMKYSVFTHAASTKANAMGPSTIDPRSGEILEADIIWWHNVQSLLKEWIMVQTSAVNPAAQAFVLPDEIMGDAARFVACHEVGHSLGLRHNMRASAAYSVDSLRSRTFTDRIGGTSSSIMDYARFNYIAQPEDDIKILSPHIGAYDLMAIEWGYRWYPTEEEAKVKLEEFLKEHNSPLYRYSEAQAARTAIDPRAMSEDLGDNAMEAARLAIKNLKQIMPNIVEWTKNGSSAQTYDDAARFYSGIIFQWSLYQYHVLANIGGMYLENTIVGDGQPTYTYVEKELQKDALQFLIDEVFTYPAWLYDADVLNYTYILRDTPLGTMEQHPHVSYRNQYNYMFWDLLNNERIYRMLENEYKNGKKAFSAYEMFDMLHKHIFAKTIKGQNPDIMERAIQKSFVDALITAASESQGIKINKSSKELYSSHPIIDNNCHSMICSQASMEEIGLSSSPRLILTSTAQLDRESDALSIKRGELMDILKLIKSKSNTADKAVKLHYQDMIMRIQAALGLEK is encoded by the coding sequence ATGAGAAAGTTATTAGTTTTTGTTGTAATATTTGCTTTTGCATATTTATTCACAAATGAGGCTGCATTTGCCGTAGGAACGGCAAAGAAAATAAACCGCAAAAAAGCAAAAACAGAGGAGGTTGTCAAAGAGTCTGAGTATAAAAAAATGACAGGAAGAGACTCTTTAGATATGTCGGGAGTTGTAAATGTTATTGCAAAAGGCGATACTTTCTATATAGAAATACCAAAAAAACTATTTAGTCGTCAATTCTTGGTGGTTAATAGAATGCAACAAGTACAGCAAGAGTTAAATGTTGCAGGAATAAATAAAGGAATTGTATATCAAAATCAGATAATAAGTTTTGATAGCGAGGATAATCTTAAAAATGTTACAATCCGACAAACTCGAAAATCACCCGAATTTTCAGAAAATGATGCAATCAGTCAATCGGTAAAAGATAACTACATTGATCCTATATTGGCACGAATAAAAGTAGAGACAGTCTCTCCTGATAGTCAATCGGTAGTAATAAAAATAAATGACTTGTTCAACGGAACAGACAACTGCATCAATGACGTTTACGGAAAAATCAATTTAGGAACACCAGTTGCAGCAAAATTATCTCGAATAATAAGTGTAAAATCGTTTGAAAATAGTCTTACAACAACTTCAGAATTAACAACAAAAGTATCTGAAGGGAATACAAAAGTTAATATAACAACAGTAGTAAGTTCAACATTAACCCTATTACCTGAAGTCCCAATGATGGCACGAGAAGAGATAAATAGGGTAGGATATTTCTCAACAGGAGCATTAAAATATAGCGATGAGCAACAATCAGTAGAGCGTAAAAGATATATAACTCGCTGGAGATTAGAGCCATCAGATAAAGAGGCTTATGCAAGAGGTGAGTTGGTAGAGCCTGTTAAACCAATAGTATTCTATATTGACCCATCTATGCCCACAAAACTACAACCTTATATAAAAGAAGGTATATTGGAGTGGAATGAAGCATTTGAGAAAGCAGGATTTAAAAATGCAATAAGAGTAAAAGATTATACTGATAGCATTGCTGCTGAGGGTGATGATATGAAATATTCGGTGTTCACTCATGCTGCATCAACTAAGGCAAATGCAATGGGTCCCTCAACAATCGATCCTCGTTCAGGAGAGATATTGGAGGCAGATATAATATGGTGGCATAATGTACAATCACTATTAAAGGAGTGGATAATGGTTCAAACATCTGCTGTAAATCCTGCTGCACAAGCATTTGTATTACCCGATGAAATTATGGGTGATGCAGCACGTTTTGTAGCATGTCACGAAGTAGGACACTCTTTGGGATTACGCCACAATATGAGAGCATCAGCAGCCTATTCTGTTGATTCGTTACGATCAAGAACTTTCACCGATAGAATAGGAGGAACATCATCATCAATAATGGATTATGCTCGTTTTAACTACATAGCACAACCAGAGGATGACATAAAGATATTATCTCCACATATTGGAGCCTACGATTTAATGGCAATAGAGTGGGGTTATCGTTGGTATCCCACAGAAGAAGAGGCAAAAGTAAAATTAGAAGAGTTTCTTAAAGAACATAATTCTCCATTATATCGTTACAGTGAGGCTCAAGCTGCACGTACAGCAATTGATCCTCGAGCAATGAGCGAAGATTTAGGAGATAATGCCATGGAAGCTGCACGATTAGCAATCAAGAATCTAAAACAGATAATGCCTAATATAGTAGAGTGGACTAAAAACGGATCGTCTGCTCAAACTTACGATGATGCTGCACGATTCTATTCAGGAATAATATTCCAATGGAGTCTGTATCAATACCACGTGTTGGCTAATATTGGAGGAATGTATTTAGAGAATACAATAGTAGGAGACGGGCAACCAACCTATACCTACGTTGAAAAAGAACTTCAAAAAGATGCTTTACAATTCTTAATTGACGAAGTCTTTACATATCCGGCATGGTTATACGATGCCGATGTATTAAACTATACATATATATTACGCGATACCCCATTGGGAACAATGGAACAACACCCACACGTATCATATCGTAATCAATACAATTATATGTTCTGGGATTTGCTAAATAATGAGCGTATATATCGTATGTTGGAGAATGAATACAAAAATGGCAAAAAAGCGTTCTCTGCGTATGAAATGTTTGATATGTTACACAAACACATATTTGCAAAAACAATAAAAGGACAAAATCCTGATATTATGGAGCGTGCAATACAAAAAAGTTTTGTGGATGCACTTATTACTGCGGCGTCAGAAAGTCAAGGAATAAAAATAAATAAATCAAGTAAAGAATTATATTCAAGTCATCCTATAATAGATAATAATTGTCACTCAATGATATGTAGCCAAGCATCAATGGAGGAGATAGGATTATCATCATCACCCCGATTAATACTTACAAGTACAGCACAATTAGATCGCGAAAGTGATGCATTAAGTATCAAGCGAGGAGAATTAATGGATATATTGAAACTAATAAAAAGTAAATCAAATACAGCAGACAAAGCAGTAAAATTGCATTATCAAGATATGATAATGCGTATCCAAGCAGCACTTGGATTAGAAAAATAG